Proteins from a genomic interval of Coccinella septempunctata chromosome 2, icCocSept1.1, whole genome shotgun sequence:
- the LOC123307773 gene encoding ADP-ribosylation factor 6 isoform X1: MFSRYRSYNTYIKRANQPNRMSILCLGPKSSGKTHLLKKLQTESNVDNTSTSVPTIGTNMYTIKHNDYIMQVREVGGSMAPLWHKYFGGISIIIYVIDASNLCQISAAGVLFYSLLTDPALLRCKILLILSKSDASYRQMRNEALLMLQMKRLQKEIRQKVTIMVASAITGEGREEILNWMKKQSITHFH; the protein is encoded by the exons ATGTTTAGTCGATATCGATCATACAATACTTATATCAAACGCGCAAACCAACCAAATAGAATGTCCATTTTGTGTTTGGGACCAAAATCTTCTGGAAAAACTCATCTGCTTAAAAAACTTCAGACTGAAAGCAATGTGGACAATACATCAACCTCTGTTCCAACGATCGGTACAAATATGTACACCATTAAACATAATGATTACATTATGCAAGTGAGAGAAGTCGGAGGATCTATGGCTCCTTTATGGCATAAATATTTTGGTGGAATTTCCATAATTATTTATGTTATAGATGCATCCAATTTATGCCAGATATCTGCAGCAGGAGTACTTTTTTATTCATTACTTACTGATCCTGCTCTTCTACGTTGCAAG ATCCTTCTGATTCTATCCAAGTCAGATGCAAGCTATCGTCAAATGAGAAACGAGGCCCTCTTGATGCTTCAAATGAAGCGGTTGCAGAAGGAGATAAGACAAAAAGTAACAATTATGGTTGCCAGTGCCATAACAGGGGAAGGAAGAGAAGAAATTTTAAACTGGATGAAGAAACAGTCCATTACACACTTTCACTGA